The sequence below is a genomic window from Acidimicrobiales bacterium.
GGCGCCGAGCGAAGCGATCTGGGCCTCGACGTCCACCGCGTGTCCCTCGAGGTGGACCCACGTGACGGATCCGTCGCCGACTACGCAGGCCGGTCGCCACAACATGGCGTGAACCCGGAGGGGATCGGCATCGGCGCAGCGCAGCCACCGTGACGCCGCCGGCACCGGGTTGACCCGCAGCACCACCTCGGCGATACAGCCGAGCGTCCCGAGCGATCCGACGAAGAGTCGCGGCAGGTCGAAGCCGCTCACGTTCTTCACCGTCGGCCCTCCCCCGGTGACCACCCGTCCCTCGGCGGACACGTAGCGCACCTCGAGCAGCGACTCCCGCACCGTGCGGCGCGTGCCGAGGTCGAGGTGGTTCTCACCGACGGCGAGCGCTCCACCGACGGTGCCTCCCCGGTCGGGTAGTGCGCTGCGTTGTCCGGCCGGGGACAGGACCGCCTCGAGGTCGGCGACCGTCGTGCCGGCACGGACCCGGACGGTCATCTCCTCAGGCCTGTGTTCGACCACGCCCCGGGGTGCCTGCACGATCCGCGTACCGGCCACCGGTGCTCCGCCCCGGTCCCAGCGGGTGCGGGCGCCTTCCACCGCGACGGCACCGTCGGTACCGATCTCGGCGGCGAAGGCGACGAGCGCGTCATCGACGGTCCGCATCATCCCCATACGTCCGTCGGCACGGACCGCAGGGCCGCAATGTCGGCGCAGGAGTGGCTGGAGGGCAGGACCTTGCCCGGATTCGCCCGGCAGAAGGGGTCGAAGGCGCGTCGCAGCCGGGCCTGATGGTCGAGGTCGTCGGGGCTGAACATCTGCGACATCAGGTCCTGCTTCTCGACGCCGATTCCGTGCTCCCCCGACAGGACGCCACCCACCGCGAGCGACGCCTCGACGATCTCGCGCCCCGCGGCGTGGACCCGATCGAGGATCCCGGGCTCTCGGGCGTCGTAGGCGAGGATCGGATGGAGGTTCCCATCGCC
It includes:
- a CDS encoding FAD-binding protein produces the protein MMRTVDDALVAFAAEIGTDGAVAVEGARTRWDRGGAPVAGTRIVQAPRGVVEHRPEEMTVRVRAGTTVADLEAVLSPAGQRSALPDRGGTVGGALAVGENHLDLGTRRTVRESLLEVRYVSAEGRVVTGGGPTVKNVSGFDLPRLFVGSLGTLGCIAEVVLRVNPVPAASRWLRCADADPLRVHAMLWRPACVVGDGSVTWVHLEGHAVDVEAQIASLGAGWEDVDGPPPLPPHRWSVPTGEVGDPAPRPPGRFVASYGVGILFADEPQPPRPLPAAVAAISVRMKENFDPTGRLNPGRTP